From one Caldichromatium japonicum genomic stretch:
- a CDS encoding alpha/beta fold hydrolase, translating into MLKHSIPPSPPAGDPQSRFIEINGIRIHYRRLGTGGPLILLIHGSFLNLDSWSEVMGPLAELGTVVAFDRPGFGASDRPLPGPGRSGMALYSAEAQARLVAELIPELGFKRALLVGNSTGGTLALLTALAQPERVSGLVLIDAMVYSGYATSEVPAAVRGFMAAIKPVFSWLMGVLIDRLFAKAMRRFWYRPERLSDERIAQLKSEFMQGAWREAFFELFLATRKLALDQRLPDLRLPTLVITGEHDRAVKPEESLRLAQAIAGAKLCVIPESGHLPHEEQPTAVLAAIRDFISRLA; encoded by the coding sequence ATGCTGAAGCACAGCATCCCCCCGTCCCCCCCAGCCGGCGATCCCCAAAGCCGCTTCATCGAGATCAACGGCATCCGTATCCATTACCGGCGCCTAGGCACGGGCGGGCCCCTGATCCTGCTGATCCACGGAAGCTTCCTGAACCTCGACTCCTGGTCAGAGGTCATGGGGCCGCTCGCCGAGCTGGGGACGGTGGTGGCCTTCGACCGCCCGGGATTCGGTGCCAGCGATCGTCCCCTGCCCGGACCTGGACGATCCGGCATGGCGCTCTATAGCGCCGAGGCACAAGCAAGGCTGGTGGCCGAGCTTATCCCTGAGCTGGGGTTTAAACGCGCACTGCTCGTCGGCAATTCGACCGGCGGGACGCTCGCCCTGCTCACCGCGCTCGCCCAGCCCGAGCGGGTCTCGGGCCTGGTCCTGATCGATGCCATGGTCTATAGCGGCTATGCGACCAGCGAGGTGCCGGCGGCGGTGCGTGGATTCATGGCGGCCATCAAGCCGGTCTTCAGCTGGCTCATGGGGGTTTTGATCGACCGGCTGTTTGCCAAGGCGATGCGCCGGTTCTGGTATCGCCCAGAGCGGTTGAGCGATGAACGGATCGCGCAACTCAAGTCCGAGTTCATGCAGGGGGCCTGGCGGGAGGCCTTTTTCGAGCTCTTCTTGGCAACGCGTAAGCTCGCTCTCGATCAACGCCTGCCCGATCTGCGCCTCCCTACCTTGGTCATCACTGGCGAGCACGACCGCGCAGTCAAACCCGAGGAGAGCCTGCGCCTGGCCCAGGCGATCGCCGGGGCAAAGCTTTGCGTTATCCCCGAGTCCGGACACCTGCCGCATGAGGAGCAACCCACGGCGGTGCTTGCGGCCATCCGCGATTTCATCTCCCGACTTGCCTAG
- the glyA gene encoding serine hydroxymethyltransferase yields the protein MFDLTRTLSDYDPEVWAAIQDEERRQEEHIELIASENYTSPRVMQAQGSVLTNKYAEGYPGKRYYGGCEHVDVVEQFAIERAKQLFAADYANVQPHSGSQANAAVYMALCEPGDPILGMSLAHGGHLTHGAKPNFSGRLYRAVQYGLNPQTGEIDYEEVERLAHEHRPRLIVAGFSAYSRIVDWQRFRAIADAVGAYLLVDMAHVAGLVAAGLYPNPVPIADVTTTTTHKTLRGPRGGLILARANPEIEKRLNALVFPGTQGGPLMHVIAAKAVAFKEAMEPEFRTYQAQVIANARAMAEVFMARGYEVVSGGTDDHLFLVSFIPQGLTGKEVDAWLGAANITVNKNAVPNDPQSPFVTSGIRIGTPAISTRGFGLEESRRLAHWICDIIDARGDGAVIAEVKGQVLELCRRFPVYQR from the coding sequence ATGTTCGATCTGACACGCACACTCAGCGACTATGACCCCGAGGTCTGGGCGGCCATCCAGGACGAGGAGCGCCGTCAGGAGGAGCATATCGAACTCATCGCCTCGGAGAACTATACCAGCCCGCGCGTCATGCAGGCACAGGGTAGCGTCCTCACCAATAAATATGCCGAGGGCTATCCGGGCAAGCGCTATTACGGTGGCTGCGAGCATGTCGATGTCGTCGAACAGTTCGCTATTGAGCGCGCCAAGCAGCTTTTTGCGGCCGATTATGCCAATGTCCAGCCGCATTCGGGCTCTCAGGCCAATGCCGCGGTCTATATGGCCTTATGCGAACCGGGCGACCCCATCCTCGGCATGAGCCTGGCGCACGGCGGACACCTGACGCACGGCGCCAAGCCCAATTTCTCGGGCAGGCTCTATCGCGCCGTCCAGTATGGGCTCAACCCCCAGACCGGCGAGATCGATTATGAGGAGGTCGAGCGCCTGGCGCATGAGCACCGCCCGCGGCTGATCGTCGCCGGATTCTCGGCCTATTCGCGGATCGTCGATTGGCAGCGATTTCGCGCCATTGCCGATGCGGTGGGTGCCTATCTCCTGGTCGATATGGCCCATGTCGCGGGGCTAGTGGCGGCAGGTCTGTATCCCAATCCAGTGCCGATCGCCGATGTCACCACCACCACCACCCACAAGACCCTGCGCGGGCCGCGAGGGGGGTTGATCCTCGCACGCGCCAACCCGGAGATCGAGAAGCGCCTCAATGCCTTGGTCTTTCCCGGGACCCAGGGCGGGCCCTTGATGCATGTGATCGCCGCTAAGGCGGTGGCCTTCAAGGAGGCGATGGAGCCTGAGTTTCGGACCTATCAGGCCCAGGTGATCGCCAATGCGCGGGCGATGGCTGAGGTCTTTATGGCGCGGGGTTATGAGGTGGTTTCAGGAGGGACTGACGATCACCTATTCTTGGTGAGCTTTATCCCCCAGGGCCTGACCGGCAAGGAAGTCGATGCCTGGTTGGGCGCAGCCAATATCACGGTCAACAAGAACGCGGTGCCCAATGACCCCCAGTCGCCGTTCGTGACCAGCGGGATTCGCATCGGCACCCCAGCCATCTCCACCCGCGGCTTCGGTCTTGAGGAGTCGCGCCGACTCGCCCACTGGATATGCGACATCATCGATGCCCGCGGCGATGGTGCTGTCATCGCCGAGGTCAAGGGGCAGGTCCTTGAGCTGTGCCGGCGCTTTCCTGTCTATCAGCGCTAA
- the nrdR gene encoding transcriptional regulator NrdR has protein sequence MRCPFCGAPDTKVTDSRLAGEGDQVRRRRKCEVCSERFTTYETVELNLPRVIKRDGSRVLFELNKVRSGMMRALEKRPVSTEQVDQALARIQRQVIERGEDEVPSLWIGELVMDELRQLDQVAYVRFASVYRHFEDVAAFREEIERLERQLRKSAPQLDLFERVKPDDDR, from the coding sequence ATGCGCTGTCCATTCTGCGGTGCCCCGGATACCAAGGTCACCGACTCGCGGTTGGCAGGTGAGGGGGATCAGGTACGCCGGCGGCGTAAGTGTGAGGTCTGCAGCGAGCGGTTTACCACCTATGAGACGGTCGAGCTCAATCTCCCGCGGGTCATCAAACGCGATGGCAGCCGCGTCCTCTTCGAGCTCAACAAAGTGCGCTCGGGCATGATGCGCGCCTTGGAGAAGCGTCCGGTGAGCACCGAGCAAGTCGATCAGGCGCTCGCACGCATCCAGCGTCAGGTCATCGAGCGCGGCGAGGACGAGGTGCCATCGCTGTGGATCGGCGAACTGGTAATGGATGAGCTGCGACAGCTCGATCAGGTCGCCTATGTGCGCTTTGCCTCGGTGTATCGTCACTTTGAGGACGTGGCGGCATTTCGCGAGGAGATCGAGCGTCTCGAGCGCCAGCTGCGCAAATCGGCGCCGCAGCTCGATCTGTTCGAGAGGGTCAAGCCAGATGACGACCGCTAG
- the ribH gene encoding 6,7-dimethyl-8-ribityllumazine synthase, with translation MTIPIIEGKLHAEGARFCLVVSRWNGFIVEHLERGAIDALVRHGARPDDLTIVRVPGAFEMPVTIERLAARSGFDAIIALGAVIRGGTPHFEYVAGECVKGIAQVSLKYGLPVAFGVLTVDTIEQAIERAGTKAGNKGAEAALSALEMVSLFKALKTVEP, from the coding sequence ATGACTATCCCCATCATTGAAGGCAAGCTGCACGCCGAAGGCGCACGTTTTTGTCTTGTCGTTTCGCGCTGGAACGGTTTTATCGTCGAGCACCTCGAACGCGGTGCGATTGATGCCCTGGTGCGCCACGGTGCACGTCCTGATGATCTCACCATCGTGCGCGTGCCTGGCGCTTTCGAGATGCCCGTGACCATCGAACGGCTCGCCGCGCGAAGTGGCTTTGATGCCATCATCGCCCTTGGCGCCGTCATCCGCGGCGGGACACCCCATTTCGAATATGTCGCCGGTGAGTGTGTCAAGGGCATTGCCCAAGTCAGTCTCAAATACGGCCTGCCGGTGGCCTTTGGGGTCCTGACCGTAGATACGATCGAGCAGGCGATCGAGCGCGCCGGCACCAAGGCCGGCAACAAGGGCGCCGAGGCGGCGCTCTCGGCCTTGGAGATGGTCAGCCTGTTTAAAGCGCTAAAGACTGTTGAGCCATGA
- the lpxK gene encoding tetraacyldisaccharide 4'-kinase: MGEDAPGKTQPMRLVDGLWYGRHPLIWPLMPLSWGYTAIARLRRFAYRRGWFEVQRLPVPVIVVGNLTVGGTGKTPLVLWIVERLKALGVRPVIIARGYGGRARDWPQVVGPDSDPFEFGDEPVLLAQRSGCLVVAGPDRVAAAWLALQLGDGDVLVSDDGLQHYRLGRDLEIALIDGKRGLGNGRCLPAGPLREPPERLKDIDWVIYKGGTGPDCRMRLEAGELINLLDPIRRSDLSALRGRRVRAVAGIGNPEAFFAQLTAAGMIIESWPYPDHYPFSAADGRRWQGLPVIMTEKDAVKCRPFAHPDWWALPVNAVLDPDCEQGLLAQLRALLHR; this comes from the coding sequence GTGGGTGAAGACGCCCCAGGGAAGACCCAGCCGATGCGCCTGGTCGATGGACTCTGGTACGGACGCCATCCGCTCATCTGGCCTCTGATGCCCCTGAGTTGGGGATATACGGCAATCGCGCGACTGCGGCGGTTCGCCTATCGGCGGGGCTGGTTTGAGGTGCAGCGCCTGCCGGTGCCGGTGATCGTGGTCGGCAATCTCACAGTCGGGGGTACGGGTAAGACGCCCTTGGTCTTGTGGATCGTCGAACGCCTAAAGGCGCTTGGCGTAAGGCCCGTCATCATTGCCCGCGGCTATGGCGGGCGCGCCCGAGACTGGCCGCAGGTGGTCGGACCCGACTCCGACCCCTTCGAGTTCGGCGATGAGCCAGTCTTGTTGGCGCAGCGCTCGGGCTGTTTGGTCGTTGCCGGTCCGGATCGCGTCGCCGCCGCCTGGCTGGCGCTCCAACTCGGCGATGGCGATGTCTTGGTGAGCGACGATGGCCTCCAGCACTATCGGCTTGGGCGCGATCTCGAGATCGCCCTGATCGATGGCAAACGGGGTCTCGGCAACGGGCGCTGTCTGCCCGCGGGCCCCTTGCGCGAACCCCCTGAGCGACTCAAGGACATCGACTGGGTGATCTATAAGGGCGGGACGGGTCCGGACTGTCGGATGCGGCTTGAGGCCGGCGAGCTGATCAATCTGCTCGACCCGATAAGGCGCTCTGATCTATCTGCCTTGCGCGGGCGACGGGTGCGGGCGGTCGCAGGGATCGGCAACCCAGAGGCCTTTTTCGCCCAATTGACCGCGGCGGGGATGATCATCGAATCCTGGCCTTATCCGGATCATTACCCCTTTTCTGCGGCAGATGGGCGGCGCTGGCAGGGCCTGCCGGTGATCATGACCGAGAAGGACGCCGTCAAGTGCCGCCCTTTTGCCCACCCTGACTGGTGGGCGCTACCGGTGAATGCGGTCCTTGATCCTGATTGCGAACAGGGGCTTCTCGCCCAGTTGCGGGCTCTATTGCACAGGTAA
- a CDS encoding response regulator transcription factor codes for MAEASSGREALEHLAQHPVDLLICDWNMPGMTGPRCCRPYAPMQG; via the coding sequence ATCGCTGAGGCGAGCAGCGGGCGCGAGGCGCTCGAACATCTCGCCCAGCATCCAGTCGATCTTCTGATCTGCGATTGGAACATGCCGGGGATGACAGGGCCGAGGTGTTGCAGGCCTTACGCGCCGATGCAGGGCTGA
- the nusB gene encoding transcription antitermination factor NusB, which translates to MSKPERERPHFVGPRSQARRYAALALYQWSLTGDDPMTIQRHLLDDPDWLDAIAASLSETGEEETALKDGGRFNFDLKLLEELLRGVPAHLQEIDAHLKRYLDRPIGQVDPVELAILRLGAYEILFVDNIPDRVAINEAVELTKLLGAYDGHKYVNGVLDKIARHKDQAANETI; encoded by the coding sequence ATGAGCAAGCCTGAACGTGAACGTCCGCATTTTGTCGGCCCGCGCAGCCAAGCACGGCGCTATGCCGCACTGGCCCTGTATCAGTGGTCCCTAACCGGCGATGATCCGATGACGATCCAGCGTCATCTGCTCGATGACCCCGATTGGCTCGATGCCATCGCCGCTTCACTCAGTGAGACCGGTGAGGAAGAGACTGCACTCAAGGACGGTGGGCGGTTCAATTTTGATCTCAAACTGCTTGAAGAACTCTTGCGCGGGGTACCGGCCCATCTCCAGGAGATCGATGCCCACCTCAAACGTTATCTGGATCGACCGATCGGCCAGGTCGATCCGGTTGAATTGGCGATCCTGAGGCTTGGCGCCTATGAGATCCTGTTTGTCGATAACATCCCCGACCGGGTGGCGATCAACGAAGCTGTCGAACTGACCAAGCTGCTCGGCGCCTATGATGGTCATAAATATGTCAATGGGGTACTCGACAAGATCGCCCGCCACAAAGACCAGGCAGCGAACGAGACCATTTGA
- a CDS encoding LysR family transcriptional regulator translates to MSIELRHLRLISTLSETGSLTQAGQRLHLTQSALSHQLKGLEDLVGQVLFERKTRPLRLTAAGERLLRLAEEVLPRVERAESDLRHLAVGQAGRLLIVLECHSCFDWLLPAMDAYRPAWPEVELDLGLSFAAIKRLVAGDADLVITSDPSEGEDLRFVPLFRFEILLAMSPDHPLACRPFISPQDLATETLLTYPVSPLRLDVMRAFLLPARVEPAAIRTAELSLMLIELVRSRRGVAALPSWVLVQAVASGKIAARPLGTHGLWSTLYASTRADPPAYVSAFIETAAQTASSILPDVVPCLERSP, encoded by the coding sequence ATGTCGATTGAGCTGCGTCACCTGCGCCTGATCTCGACCCTGTCCGAGACCGGCTCGCTGACCCAGGCGGGGCAGCGGCTGCATCTCACCCAGTCAGCGCTATCGCATCAGCTCAAGGGCCTCGAAGATTTGGTGGGACAGGTGCTCTTCGAGCGCAAGACCCGACCCCTGCGCTTGACCGCCGCGGGCGAGCGCCTATTGCGCTTGGCCGAGGAGGTCTTGCCGCGGGTGGAGCGCGCCGAGTCTGACCTCAGGCATCTGGCCGTGGGTCAGGCCGGTCGGCTGTTGATCGTGCTCGAGTGCCATAGCTGTTTCGACTGGCTGCTGCCCGCCATGGATGCCTATCGCCCGGCCTGGCCGGAGGTCGAACTGGACCTGGGCCTAAGCTTTGCTGCCATCAAGCGGCTGGTGGCAGGGGATGCAGATCTGGTGATCACCTCTGACCCCAGCGAGGGAGAGGATCTGCGCTTTGTCCCCTTGTTTCGTTTCGAGATCCTGCTGGCGATGTCCCCTGATCATCCACTGGCCTGCCGTCCGTTCATCTCCCCCCAGGATCTTGCCACCGAGACTCTGCTGACCTATCCGGTGAGCCCCTTGCGCCTGGATGTCATGCGCGCCTTTTTGCTGCCGGCGCGAGTCGAACCCGCTGCCATCCGCACCGCCGAGCTCTCGTTGATGCTCATCGAGCTGGTCAGGAGCCGCAGGGGGGTAGCGGCCCTGCCGAGCTGGGTGCTGGTGCAGGCTGTGGCCTCGGGCAAGATCGCGGCCCGTCCCCTAGGCACGCATGGCCTGTGGTCAACCCTGTATGCCTCTACCCGCGCCGATCCACCCGCCTATGTCTCGGCCTTTATCGAGACCGCAGCCCAGACCGCATCGAGCATCCTGCCCGATGTCGTACCCTGTCTAGAGCGATCCCCTTGA
- the thiL gene encoding thiamine-phosphate kinase: MSEFELIRRYFSDLGAARADVSLGVGDDCALLSVPPDQMLAVSIDTLNVGVHFFPDVDPASLGHKALAVGLSDLAAMGAEPVWATLALTLPDLDLDWVHAFALGFGCLADVYGVRLVGGDTTRGPLSVTVQVHGLVPQDMAIRRAGARPGDAIFVSGTLGDSALALRLRQDGKEIPSELQQRLDLPEPRVALGLHLRGIASAAIDLSDGLAGDLGHILEASGVGAELELKHLPLSPRVAEAVAESRDWSLPLQGGDDYELCVCVPPDRIEMVEVLATTLGVPLARVGWIRSALGIEAHLPNGGRSLIAARGYDHFTAIHPG, encoded by the coding sequence TTGTCCGAATTCGAGCTGATTCGCCGTTATTTCTCCGACCTGGGGGCAGCGCGCGCCGATGTTTCACTCGGTGTGGGCGATGACTGCGCTTTGCTCTCGGTTCCGCCTGATCAGATGCTGGCCGTCAGCATCGATACCCTCAATGTCGGGGTACACTTTTTTCCCGACGTCGATCCCGCATCCCTGGGTCATAAGGCGCTCGCTGTAGGTTTGAGCGACCTGGCGGCGATGGGTGCAGAGCCGGTCTGGGCGACCCTGGCCCTGACGCTGCCAGACCTCGATCTGGACTGGGTGCATGCCTTCGCCTTGGGGTTTGGGTGCCTGGCCGATGTCTATGGCGTTCGTCTCGTCGGGGGCGACACGACCCGCGGTCCCTTGAGCGTGACGGTCCAGGTCCACGGCCTGGTCCCGCAGGATATGGCAATACGCCGCGCCGGGGCGCGTCCCGGAGATGCCATCTTTGTCAGTGGGACGCTGGGCGATTCAGCGCTTGCGCTACGTCTCAGACAGGACGGCAAGGAGATCCCTTCTGAGCTTCAACAGCGGCTCGATCTCCCCGAGCCGAGGGTGGCGCTGGGTCTGCATCTGCGCGGCATCGCCTCGGCGGCGATCGATCTCTCGGATGGTTTAGCCGGCGATCTCGGTCATATCCTGGAGGCATCAGGTGTGGGGGCTGAGCTTGAACTCAAGCACCTGCCGCTTTCGCCCCGGGTAGCAGAGGCAGTGGCTGAAAGTAGGGATTGGTCGTTGCCTCTACAGGGTGGCGACGATTATGAATTATGCGTCTGTGTGCCGCCGGATCGCATCGAGATGGTCGAGGTTTTAGCTACCACCCTTGGTGTGCCCTTGGCTAGGGTCGGTTGGATAAGATCCGCTCTAGGAATCGAGGCGCACCTACCCAACGGGGGGCGAAGCCTGATTGCAGCTCGCGGCTATGATCATTTTACCGCTATCCATCCTGGCTAA
- a CDS encoding riboflavin synthase: protein MFTGIIQSVGRVQRLEPRGGDLRLFIDAGKLTLAAVQLGDSIAVNGVCLTVVSLTEGGFSADVSRETLNLTTLRDLNFASRVNLEKALTLSTPLGGHLVSGHVDGVGKVIERQADARSVRLRIQAPAELARYIARKGSIAVDGVSLTVNAVEGSVFAVNIVPHTLDETIIGDYRPGTQVNIEVDLIARYLERLLLGEQAADPQAEGLTQAFLARHGFM, encoded by the coding sequence ATGTTCACAGGTATTATCCAATCCGTTGGCCGGGTCCAGCGTCTAGAACCCCGAGGTGGGGATCTGCGTCTGTTCATCGATGCCGGCAAGCTCACACTCGCTGCCGTCCAGCTAGGGGACAGCATCGCGGTCAATGGGGTCTGCCTTACGGTTGTCTCGCTGACAGAGGGCGGTTTTAGCGCTGATGTCTCGCGCGAGACCCTGAACCTGACCACTTTGCGCGATCTGAATTTTGCCTCGCGCGTCAACCTCGAAAAGGCCCTGACCCTTTCGACCCCTTTGGGCGGCCATCTGGTCAGCGGTCATGTCGATGGGGTGGGGAAGGTCATAGAACGCCAGGCCGATGCTCGCTCCGTGCGTCTGCGCATCCAGGCCCCAGCCGAGCTTGCCCGCTATATTGCCCGCAAGGGTTCGATCGCGGTTGATGGGGTTAGCCTCACCGTCAATGCGGTCGAGGGCTCGGTCTTTGCGGTCAATATCGTCCCCCATACCCTTGATGAAACCATCATCGGCGACTATCGCCCGGGCACCCAGGTCAACATCGAGGTCGATCTGATCGCCCGCTATCTCGAGCGCCTGCTACTCGGCGAACAGGCCGCAGACCCCCAGGCAGAGGGGCTGACCCAAGCATTTTTGGCAAGACATGGGTTTATGTAA
- the ribBA gene encoding bifunctional 3,4-dihydroxy-2-butanone-4-phosphate synthase/GTP cyclohydrolase II, producing the protein MSSTGLNSIEEIIEDLRAGKMVIIMDDEDRENEGDLLMAADCVTPEAINFMSKYGRGLICLTLTKEHCERLRLPLMVSDNRGNHGTAFTVSIEAARGVTTGISAADRATTIRTAVAPNAGPRDLVQPGHVFPLMAQPGGVLVRAGHTEAGCDLARLAGFTPAAVIVEILNEDGSMARRPDLEVFARTHGLKIGTIADLIHYRMHTEKAVMRLCECELPTAYATFHLIAYRDSIDHEIHLALTLGKIDPERPALVRVHLQNTLCDLFDTVHNACGWPLRDVMRQIAEAGEGVIVVLRNRDRPDDLLARLKDFQFHDSDDQVPVRKDRSELRTFGIGAQILADLGVRKMRVMSAPKAMHAISGFDLEIVEYTGKRS; encoded by the coding sequence ATGAGCAGTACAGGTTTAAATAGCATCGAGGAGATCATCGAAGACCTGCGCGCCGGTAAGATGGTGATCATCATGGACGATGAGGACCGCGAGAACGAGGGCGACCTGCTCATGGCCGCCGATTGTGTCACCCCCGAGGCGATCAATTTCATGTCCAAATATGGGCGGGGTCTGATCTGCCTGACCCTGACCAAGGAGCATTGCGAGCGGCTGCGTCTGCCCTTGATGGTGAGCGACAATCGCGGCAATCATGGGACGGCCTTCACCGTCTCGATCGAGGCAGCGCGTGGGGTGACGACGGGGATCTCGGCGGCCGACCGCGCGACCACCATCCGCACCGCGGTCGCACCCAATGCCGGCCCACGCGATCTGGTGCAACCCGGTCATGTCTTTCCCCTCATGGCCCAACCGGGCGGGGTCTTGGTGCGCGCAGGTCATACCGAGGCCGGCTGCGACCTGGCGCGCTTAGCCGGCTTTACCCCTGCTGCGGTGATCGTCGAGATCCTGAATGAGGACGGCAGCATGGCGCGCCGTCCGGACCTCGAGGTCTTCGCCCGCACCCATGGGCTTAAGATCGGGACCATCGCCGACCTGATCCATTATCGGATGCACACCGAGAAGGCGGTGATGCGCCTGTGCGAGTGTGAGCTACCGACGGCCTATGCAACCTTTCATCTGATCGCCTATCGGGATAGCATCGACCATGAGATCCATCTCGCCCTGACCCTGGGCAAGATCGACCCCGAACGCCCCGCCTTGGTCCGCGTCCATCTGCAAAACACCCTCTGTGATCTGTTCGATACGGTCCATAACGCCTGTGGCTGGCCACTGCGCGATGTCATGCGCCAGATCGCTGAGGCAGGCGAGGGGGTGATCGTGGTGCTGCGCAACCGCGACCGACCCGATGACCTGCTGGCGCGGCTCAAAGACTTCCAGTTCCATGACAGCGACGATCAGGTCCCAGTCCGTAAGGACCGCAGCGAGCTGCGGACATTCGGCATCGGCGCCCAGATCCTCGCCGACCTCGGGGTGCGCAAGATGCGGGTGATGAGCGCGCCCAAGGCGATGCACGCCATCTCGGGGTTTGATCTCGAGATCGTGGAATATACGGGGAAGCGGTCTTAA
- the kdsB gene encoding 3-deoxy-manno-octulosonate cytidylyltransferase codes for MSVTFKVIIPTRFGSTRLPGKPLLPVAGRPLLAHVIDRARQSRAEEILVATDDQRIMSLCAELGVVAELTDPNHRSGTDRIAEVCARRGLDDETLIVNLQGDEPCMPPELIDQVAEELASRPGVGMATLAYPLTERAALFDPHRVKVVADIHGRALYFSRAPIPWHREGFGETAAVELSPGFGFWGHLGLYAYRVGFLRRFVALAPAPLELAESLEQLRALWHGLPIQVGYARALPGPGVDTPDDLRRAEVWLELGKL; via the coding sequence ATGTCCGTCACGTTTAAGGTCATCATCCCCACCCGCTTCGGCTCGACCCGGCTGCCGGGCAAACCCCTGCTGCCGGTCGCCGGCAGACCCCTGCTCGCCCATGTGATCGATCGCGCCCGTCAGAGCCGGGCCGAGGAGATCCTGGTTGCGACCGATGACCAAAGGATCATGTCACTGTGCGCTGAGCTAGGGGTAGTGGCCGAGCTCACCGACCCTAATCATCGCAGCGGTACCGACCGCATCGCCGAGGTGTGCGCGCGCCGCGGTCTCGACGATGAGACTTTGATCGTTAACCTCCAGGGGGATGAGCCCTGTATGCCGCCTGAACTGATCGATCAGGTCGCCGAGGAACTCGCCAGCCGGCCTGGGGTCGGCATGGCGACCCTGGCCTATCCCCTGACCGAGCGCGCCGCCCTCTTCGATCCGCATCGGGTCAAGGTCGTCGCCGATATCCATGGCCGGGCACTCTATTTTTCGCGCGCGCCGATCCCCTGGCATCGCGAGGGGTTTGGCGAGACCGCAGCCGTCGAGCTATCGCCGGGGTTCGGGTTTTGGGGGCATCTGGGGCTATATGCCTATCGGGTAGGTTTTTTGCGGCGCTTTGTCGCACTCGCGCCTGCGCCGCTCGAGCTTGCCGAGTCGCTCGAACAACTGCGGGCGCTCTGGCATGGCCTGCCGATCCAGGTCGGCTACGCCCGCGCCCTCCCCGGGCCTGGGGTCGATACACCGGATGATCTCAGAAGGGCTGAGGTGTGGCTGGAGCTAGGGAAGCTCTGA
- the ribD gene encoding bifunctional diaminohydroxyphosphoribosylaminopyrimidine deaminase/5-amino-6-(5-phosphoribosylamino)uracil reductase RibD: MTTASGSPDCLPDSARARLYMARAIRLAERGRYTTDPNPRVGCVLVREGMIVGEGWHQRAGGPHAEILALAAAGEQARGATAYVTLEPCAHHGRTPPCTQALIAAQVGRVVCAMIDPDPRVAGRGIAELRQAGIAVEVGCLETEARALNPGFIKRHTQGRPYVRCKLAASLDGRTALATGESRWISSASSRRDVQRWRAASSAIVTGVGTVLGDDPRLNVRLSATELGLETDEPVRQPLRVVVDSYWRTPPGARLLNLPGQVLIAGIGPKGPSAAALKAAGAELIQLPERAGRVDLIALMEELARRGVNEVMLEAGATLSGAAVCAGLVDEILLYQAPCLMGQAARGLFDLPGIDTMAERVALEILEVRQVSADLRIRARPIL; encoded by the coding sequence ATGACGACCGCTAGCGGATCGCCTGATTGTTTGCCGGATTCGGCACGCGCTCGCCTGTATATGGCGCGCGCCATCCGCCTTGCCGAACGCGGGCGCTATACCACTGACCCCAATCCGCGTGTCGGCTGTGTCCTAGTGCGCGAAGGCATGATCGTGGGCGAGGGTTGGCACCAGCGGGCGGGCGGGCCGCATGCCGAGATCCTTGCCCTGGCCGCTGCGGGTGAGCAGGCGCGCGGCGCTACGGCCTATGTCACCCTAGAGCCCTGCGCCCATCATGGACGCACCCCACCTTGTACCCAGGCCCTGATCGCCGCGCAGGTGGGGCGCGTGGTCTGCGCCATGATCGACCCCGACCCGCGCGTTGCCGGCCGGGGCATCGCCGAACTGCGACAGGCGGGGATCGCGGTCGAGGTCGGTTGTCTTGAGACCGAGGCGCGCGCGCTCAATCCGGGTTTTATCAAACGCCATACCCAAGGGCGTCCCTATGTGCGCTGTAAGCTGGCAGCCAGCCTCGATGGGCGCACCGCCTTGGCGACCGGCGAGAGCCGCTGGATCAGCAGCGCGTCATCCAGACGCGACGTCCAGCGTTGGCGGGCCGCAAGCTCGGCCATCGTGACCGGGGTGGGGACCGTCCTCGGTGACGATCCCAGGCTCAATGTCCGGCTGAGCGCAACCGAGCTCGGCCTAGAGACCGATGAGCCCGTGCGCCAGCCGCTGCGGGTGGTGGTCGATAGCTATTGGCGCACCCCCCCAGGTGCCCGTCTGCTGAACCTGCCAGGTCAGGTCCTGATTGCCGGCATCGGGCCTAAAGGACCAAGCGCGGCGGCGCTCAAGGCCGCGGGTGCTGAGCTGATCCAACTACCCGAGCGCGCGGGGCGGGTGGACCTCATCGCTCTAATGGAGGAACTTGCGCGACGCGGGGTCAACGAGGTCATGCTGGAGGCCGGCGCGACCCTCTCAGGGGCGGCAGTATGTGCGGGTCTGGTCGATGAGATCCTGCTCTATCAGGCCCCTTGTCTCATGGGTCAGGCGGCGCGGGGACTCTTCGATCTGCCTGGGATCGACACCATGGCCGAGCGCGTGGCCTTAGAGATCCTCGAGGTCAGACAGGTCAGCGCAGATCTGCGTATTCGCGCCCGTCCGATCCTGTGA